ACATTTTCGAAACAAAGTGGAGCAAAGGTTCCAACTGCTCCACATTCTTCTTCGACGAAAGGTTGCACTGAGCGTGCAACCAAAGAAGGGAGCGCATATGCTCAGCCTGGCTTTCGTTTCGAAAATTCATTCAGGAAACAATACGGCCTAGTAGCTCACTCATGGCAGACACCTTAGAGCatgattaatagtatagccaactgctggctataagccattgtcatgtcatctatagcccatcttatagtcaatatgtacaatagttgattagaagagtgtactacttttttattatatgACCCACCTTTcactctcacaaagtgcctaggagcacgtgctagagctggctcttcaccaagagcccgcttcccttctctctcttcttttctttcctccaactaagcaagaatatactagtttattttttatagccagctgactcagctttattgtacttgctcttagtaCTATTCCGTATGAGACAGCGGCAGCTGGGAGCTACCACGGCCTAGTGGAGTATGGCGGTGAAACTGTGGAGCGGTAGCGATTTCTTCACACCTGCAACTGCAACCTTTCCCGTTACACAAAAGTGGTAAAAATGCAGGGGTAAAAcagtggagtgatgaatgccgagcATTTATGCCGCTGAGCCCATGGGAGGGAGCTTCCATTAACCCTTCCCTCCACCCGCAATTCGAAACAGGAGCCGacatccccctctccccctctccccctccctccctcgctcccccggctCCATGCCGAGCAGCTTCGAGCTGTGACTGTGAGGAGTGCCTCGCTCGCATGGCCAAGCTCGCGCAGTCCTCCTTCGCGCTCGACCTCCTGCGCCGCCTCCTCTGCGCGCACGCCGCCGGCAATGCCGCGGGCGGGGGCAACGCCAACACCGTCCACGCCGACGCCGCCGCTCtacggaaggaggaggaggaggaggagggggcggcggcggcgaggagcccCTGCATTGTGGCCAGGCTGATGGGCCTCGACGCGATGCCGACGCCGGCGCGCGACCCGCAGCAGACGCTGCGCCGGAGCCGCTCGGCGAGCTCGGCCGAGGGCTGGTCCTCGCCCacgccgtgctgcttcggcggcgacgCGCCGCGGCGCAGGGTGGTCAGGACCACGTCCGCGTCGTTCCGGGACAGGCCCACGTACCTGCGGCGGGAGAACGACGAGTTCCTGCTCCTCAGCTTCAGCCCGGACGACGACGGCAGCGACGACCGCGACGCGGCGGGGTGGCCCAGAAGCGACGACGACGATGAAACGGCCGTGAGCAGGCGCGGCAAGAGGACggtcgacggcgacggagacggagccAAGAAACAGAGGCGGGGGCGAAGAAGGCTCCCGCGGCGACGgtgcggcgacgaggaggcggagtCGGAGCCTGGCCGGAGCAGGAGGCCGGTCGCGGCGGCGGAGGAATGCGGCCTGGAGAACTCGAGCCCGGTGTCGGTGCTGGAGGCGCGAGACGGGCAGGAGGAGTCGTCGACGACCACCACCACTTCGTCATCCTCAGTGGAAGAATTGGAGCCGTGCTCGCCTAGCTCAGGTTTGTCGTCGTCACCTCCGGTCCATTAATGCTTCTTCAGTTGCTTACTTCACGGCACAACCTGAGCGAGATCAGTACAAGTTAAAATTATAGTGGCATTCACCTTCGGAAAAAAAATCACCTTCAGAGATTAAAAAGACAGAGATCAGTTAAAATCAGGGTGGCATTCAGAATCACCTTCAGAGGGGAAAAACATACTGTAGATCAGTTAAAAATGGAGTGGAATTCACCTTCAGAAAAAGAGAACTAACTTCAGTAAAAATAAACAGCTGGAATCAAATACTACTACTCCAGTGCACCATGAAATCAGCTGGAATCAAATACTGCTCCGTTGCACCGTGAAAGTTCAGGTGATTGGACTGCTAACATCATGAGAAGCTCATTTCCCCGCCTGTTTGCAACCAAGGGACCAACACCAAGTGATTAATTCTCAGAGCTTATATACAAACTATAAATTGATTTCCTGGAAAAGcatttctttcaaattttgggcATCAACAGTTTCAACAGGGACAAGTTTGTGGTCCTTGTGTATAATGCTTGGTTCTCTGAGTCAGCAAGTGTACAGTACTTGGTGTTCAAAAGTCTTGGCTGGTGTTCTGAGCTTCTGTAACTTGGTCTTCTTGTGCCCTAATCACTTGTCCCTGTCACCTCTGCAAACTCCACAAGCTCTGGTGCAGATTGCAACACATCACTGTGGGACAGTTAGATGCACATAAACCTTCAGAAAAGGATAAGGAGAGTTGAATTTGCAAGTATCATGTGCCCATCTGAATTATTAGCACAGCAACTAGCAAAAGGCCATAGTTTAACAGTGACAGGCCGTTTCCTCACTTATTTACTGATCACTTATTTTCTTGTGCCCTGATCACTTGTCCCTGTCAACTCTGTAAACTGCACTAGCTCTGGTGCAGATTGTAACGCATCACTGGGGAGAGTTAGATGCACAGAAACCTTAAGCAAAAGGAATGAGAGTTGAATTTGCAATTACAGTTAACTGTCTGAATTATCAGCACAGTAACTAGAAAAAGGCCATAGTTTAACAGTGACAGGCCATTTCCTCACCAATTTACTGATCACTTATTTCTTGTGCCCTAATCACTTGTCCCTGTCGACTCTGTAAACTGCACTAGCTCTGGTGCAGATTGTAACACATCACTGGGGGACAGTTAGATGCACACAACCTTCAGCAAAAAGGAAAAGAGAGTTGAATTTTCAATTACCATCTGGCCCATCTGGATTATTAGCACGGTAACTAGAAAAAGGCCATAGTTTAACAGTGACAAGCCATTTCCCTCACTCATTAACTGATAAGGCACCAATTAAAAGTCGCAGTTTCTGATAATTTATGTACTACTAGTAGAAGATAGCCGAAAAATTAACCCTGAAGTTGAACAAAGGAACTATCCATGAAAAGTATTCCTTCTTCATTTTGGTGCACAAACAGTTGCAACAGGGACAAATTTCGTGGTCCATGTCTGAAGTTTGGTTATGCAAGTAATCTATTCCAGTGTCTTAACCAGATTTAGTCTAAGCTTCTATGACCTCGTCTTCTTGGACCTTAATCATTCTGTCCCTGTCCATCTGCTAactgcacaagatctggaaccagcTCTCTGGTTGCAACACATCACTAAGGCCTCTAGATTCACATACTGTAGCTAGTAACCACTTTGACTTGGTCATCAAAATCATTTCGACACACCGTGGAAAGAAAGAAAAACACCAATAATCGAGTGGTCATCGATCAATTTGTGTCTGAAAACACTACTATTGAGTTTTATGCACCAACCAGTTCACCCAACACTGCCGTGTACTGCTTACTACATGTTGATCAGTTTGTTTGTTCATGTATACTGATGAGGCAACATTGTCTCTGCATGTACCAGATGGAGGCGAAACCCGGCCGGCGGCGAGGCAACTGCAGAGATCAAGGAGGAAGCTACTGCAAGCCAACTCCGACAATTTCGGTGGCGACCCGCCTCCTGCAGCAGCGAACCCCTCCTGCCGTGTCTCGAAATGTTCAGACAAGGAGAGGAGGGACAGGAGAGTGGTGAACAACAAGGCAGAGGCCATCGCCCCGGATGCGACCGGCATTTGGCGAATCATCTGCAGGATGGTTGAGCGAGATATATGTGGCATCAACTGGCAAGCTAGGGGTGGTGGCGACATTGCAGCGGAGATGGGGTCAGCTATCCTTGATCAGCTCATATGGGAGCAAACAGCTGAGCTGATGCAGCTAACTGTGGTCTGAATAACTGTACATGGTTACCCTTTCTGCTCTTCCATCTGCAAGAAGCACCGAACATGTTGCCAAAATCTTCAGAACACTGAACAAGATGAAGCTGTCGGCCGCTCCGGATGCGAAAACTCTCGTTACAGAAGCTGCTGCTGATGATGACGATGCCAACAACATGAAGTGAATGTCCAAGCATTTATATGTTCAGAAATCCTTGATGCCTGAAGGTCTGAAGAACCTGAACGCTGCTCCTCTCCACACAGCCATGTGACTATGAAACTGTACATGTTTTTCCTCCCTATTTCAGCTCTATGTATGTACCAGCAGCCCCTGAATAACCTAACAATATATTATTATGAGTTAGCTGACATAATCTCTCCTTGTGTGAACTTTGTCCCATGTTGCTTACTACTCACTGCACTAAAGACTAAACCGAGTCCTGATCAGGTAACATAACTTAACCATTTCCTGATCCCGCGAGATTTATCGGAGACTCCGTGGATGGGAACAGATCAAGGTTCAACGAGCAGCATCCCGATAAGAAGATGCTGGGGGAACTTTCAGGGGAGGTGGGACGGTCTGAATTTTCCTCCCCGGCACGCACAAGAACCAAAACCCAGAAAACGATCTGCCGGAAAGTTTCCGCGGAGATGAGGTCAATGATGTGGCCATTCCCATAAGAAAGGTCATCGCCACGTCTACGTTGGCGACAATGGCGATGCCCCTGCGATCAGGCCGGTGAGCAGGAGAGGTTCAGTTTTCTATCTAACCCTGAAGTAGGGATGAAAGGTGCTCCACCATTTCTTAATCAGGGTTTTTTATGGGATAACCACTCCCGGGGCTGGTTTGGATGTGACGATCTGAAACCTGTCTGGAGCGGGATTTGTCGCCGTTCGTCGAACCGATTGAAACTAGGGTTAGGGTTGCTTTCAGAGGGAGGTTTGAATGTCTCACATGGAAAAGGAAAAGGAGACCGAATTGCAGCCACCGGACAGCCGTAATCAAACCTCCTTGTGACGCAAACATGTTTTTAGTTTACTCATCGGTTGTTTTATATCGTTTGGGCATGTTGCTCAAGCAACTGGATTAGTCTCGCAGACAATGGTTTGACTGCATCCTTGCTAAGGCCTTAAGCAAGCATGATCTGAAGAAATCTTACAGGCTACGTGGATGCTTAAATTATGTAGCTTGGCTCAATCATTGATTAGTAGGTAAACAGCGTGTTGCCCATCTGGTTACAATGTAAATTGCGGCCTCAGATGGGTGAAGGAAATAAATTAGCTTAGGACGCATTCGTGTAAAATGGAGTAGATACGAAGTAAGAAAACATAATACAGAAGTCGAGTAGAGTAGAAGCAAGTACAGAAAGATATATAATAAACTCCTAATACAAATCGCTGTGAAAAAAACTGTAGCAAGTCTATTATTCAGTGAGATAAATGAAGCCACTGACCATATTTTTTGTCATTCGGTGATTGCCCTCTAACCTTTCATTTCATATGTTCCAAACCTCAAAGCGTATTCATTTTGTAAGAACATCTACTTCCGGACCCCCtactctacccccccccctcccAAAATTTGATTGGGCGAACAACCTGGACGCTGCCCGGACAATTGACCCCTCAAACCTGGCCTAACCGATGAGTAAGAGCAAGCGGATATGAGTAGATCCGCACACGCCCGAACACAGGTTCCGCGTCGGACCAGCCCATGCCGACTCACCCTGACCCCACATAAACCCCATCCCATCCCCACATGGACAAAAACCTAGCCTAAACTCTCGACCGCTCTGCTCCCCTTCCACACTCCGCTCCATTCCACTCCCCTCCCCGCGCCACCATGGCCCGGGGAGATTCACGGTCTCCCTGGCCTGGTGAGATGACAAGGCGAGCGGTGGCACCGACACCTCTAGCCATGCTCCTCCCAGACGACTTTGGGTGCTTGTACCCGCACTGCCAAAGCCCGCGGCTACGGTTCCCCGTGTAGGAGGTGCAGGCCGCCCTCCACGCAAGGCAGAGAGCGGCACAAGATCTAGCTAGTCCGGCTGCTCGCCGACTCGGACAACCACCTCCTTCGTGTCTCATTCGCCGATCCTTGACATCGGCGGAGATGGACGCCTGCCAGCACGTTCGTCGTCGCCGCAAAATGCCAAGGCATTGCGGCTAAGCATCGAGAGTCCGAGCAGCTCGCGCGGCAGAAGACATTCAACCAGCCGAAAGCTCACTGCATCGCCAAGGAGCAGGCTCAGGCCGCCGATGCCTGGCCAACCTCccctcctcgtcctcatcctccTTTGCCGACGGTGGCACCACAACCAACGAGAACAATGCCTTTTCGGCCATAAACACCTACAACGAGGAGTACTACCGCCGCTCCGGAGAACCCAAGGGGAAGGGGCCAGCAATGAAGTGTTGAAGTTCGGCGCCTCCTCATCTATCTTTTATCTAGGAGCGTGATAACtgtcacacgtgtggcacgaaCACGCGGCAACTCCAAACGTTTTTTATGGCAAGTCTAGTGATGCGAGGACGTCAACTTTAGTTGTCAAGCATGACAACTTCCTTTTCTGATGGCAAGTTTCAGTTTATTTTTTAGTATGTTTTTTCTTTTCGGATAGCAACTTTAGTTCTAAAAAATGTTAGAGCCGGAGTGCTTCGTGCCACACGATGTGGCATTTATCATCTAGGTTTATCTATCATAGTCATCCATGAGCAAGCGAGGTATGTACATTTGTGAACTTGCTATGCTATGTCCGATCTATGCTATGTTGAAGTTATTTACGACTGTTTTGATCACGTTGCATGGGGTTGCTTGCATTTGGGGGGTCAGATGTAAGGAGGACGGTTGCAGACACGGAGAAACAagaggtgcttgggtactgtccgcaGACAGTTGGGGGGTCAGATGTAAGGGGGTTGTAGACGCGGAGAAACAAGAGGTGAATGGGTACTGTCCGCGGACATATAGGGGGCCAAGTTTGGCAAATCGGATTGTGGATGCTCTAATTTGGATAGGGAATAAGCAGATATCCATACAAAAAATTATCTAAAATGATCTTTATTAACAGGAATATTATAGGACAACTGCAATGCCAAAATAAGCATAAGCACACTGATAGAAAAATGCTACAGGATGGAGAAATAAATATAAGCAGTAACACCAGAGAGATGCTGCTGGAGATTACGTTGTTAATAGCCCCAGACATCTGGATGCGCATTTGTAGAGTTAGGATAGTCCAAAATCTGCCCCAACTGCAAGAACAATGCTTGAGCATGGCCAGGACTTGAATACTCAAATACAGCTGCAAATAATTGTGAACCCAACAGCTGCACCCGCATACAAAAATAAACAAGAGACAGCATGGACATCAACACTTGTTTCATCATCTATATATTCTAACAAACAGGAGAACAAAAAACAAGCAAGGAAAATGGATGCCCCAGGTCCAATGTTCTAGAAGAAAAATGCTCTTGTCAAAGGAAAAATTCAACATTGGCAGCATTAGGATAATGAGCAGATAACCAAAGCTTATCCTGGTGACGCTTATGCCCAGATTTTTGGGCCTAATTCCTGTCCTCTGTGCCTAACCCACAGCTAGAACAATAATAATTACCTACTCTACTATGCGCTTGCTTTGGGTGCATGGCACTTGCCTTTCTGATGATATATTGTATTGAGAGCACTACTAATAATCGGTGCATGACGCCTCCATCTCCACTAAGCTAACCTGTGATTGCCCTGCAGTTCACATCCTATGACCCACCAGCCACTTCAGGAGGGAGAAGCCATATCAAATTGTGCCAGTGGTTTTTATTTATGATCCACTCTTTTGGGGAATGGAATGGACATGGAATGGAATCAAATAAAGGGTGATGTGATCATGGAGGAGGAACCAAGAACATATACTATATGCTGGTGAACACTTCCATGATTCCATTGATGTACTTTGGCATGAGAAGAGTACAAtattgcacaagtttgatcaatcaaGAGACGATGAAGCACACAAAGCAAATCTTGCTGGTCTCAAAGTATGTATAAATATCAAGTAAATAAACTCTTGATGGAATTCTTGTATACAGCTATTTATAATAAACCGAAGGGAAAGGGGGGGGAAAAGAGAGTAAATATTGGCTGTTCTTTCTTCATCAACCTGAGGCTCCCTTTGGGCATCCATGCTGATTGCTGATGAGCAGCAATGTTATTTTTGTGAACAGCATATATGTACGTACTAAAGAACCATCTCATATGAATCAAATTAAGCAaataaaaaggggtgaaaaaatttGAAGGAAAGAACTTTGGTCAGCTAGATGCTATGAGCCAGTGATCGATCGGTTGGTCGTCGACGGGGTGGGATCAGGCCACCATCTGCTCCTGCTCCAGCCACTGCGGAAAATGGTCGCCTGTGTGGCCATCCTTGACAAGAGAGTTCACCCATGACACGTCGGGTTCGGCCGGCGTGGCTGCGGAGGCCGCCGGCATGGCGGACTGCCCGCGGAACCCGAAGGACGCCGACTTGCGGAACTTGTGCAGCTCGTCTCCCTGCACGCCCCAGTCCAGCTTGCCGCCGGGTGAGCCCCAGTCGAGGTTGCCGCCGTTGGGGGAGCCCCAGTCGGTGAGCATGGAAGGCTCGCCGATCGTGGTGGCCGGCGACATGAGGGAGCGCGCGGCCGGGGCGCGCGCGCCGCGGTCGATGAAGCTCTGGCTACGCTTGGCGAACGCGGAGGCGCGGGAGGTCATGATGGCCTTGGCCATGGAGTGGTCGAGGCCGAACGAGTTGTTCGCGCCCACCATCGGCGAGGTCGGCATGTGCAGCGGCGTGTCCGGCATGGAGCTGTACGGCGACATGTCGCCCGCCTGCTTCAGCGACAGCGCGTGGAGCTGGGAGAGCATGGCCGGGTCCATGGAGCCCAGCAGGTCGGTGTAGTCCGGCATGTTTCTGGCGGGCGACCCGGCGGCGTGCGGCGAGCCGAGGCCGCCGTTGGGCGCGCCCCAGCTCGCCCTCGGCGAGTGCGCGCTGCTGGACACCTTGTCGAACAGCTTCTGCTGGTACTGGTCCAGCGCGAGCATCTCCAGGTCGAAGTCGAGCTCCCGCGCCGTCTTGAGCCGGCTGACCGGCGACGACGGCCACCCCGCGGGGTTGAGCATCCCCATGTCCATCCCGTTGGGGGGCGAGGAGCGCGGGGACACGGGCTGCATCATGCCCACGGAGACGGCGGAGGGGTTGACGGAGCGGAGCTCGTCGCGCCTGTGGGCGAAGAAGCAGATGCGGCGCGCGCAGCCGACCTCGTCCTTGCAGAGGCGCGTCCGGTACTGCGCCGGGTGGAGCCAGcactcgaagacgccgtgcgcgtaCTCGCAGCCGTCGCCCTTGCGGCAGGACCCGCCCTTGCGGAACTCCGGGCAGGGCACGCAGCTGTAGGAGTAGCGGCGCGGGTCGCGGCGGCGCGCGTTCTCGCCGGGGTGCACGAAGGGGCACTCGGTCCAGTCGTGGGAGTAGGCGCGGGAGCAGGGCTTCACCTTGAAGCTGTACATGCGGAACTCGTCGGTGCTGAAGAGCCCGCTCTTGAGGTCCGGCAGCGTGAGGTCCGGCGGGTACTCCTTCCTGGGCTCCTGCGCGGCGGCCATCGCCGCAGGCGGCGAGGCGGACTTCTTGGGCGACGAGGAGGGCGACACGGCGGGGGACTTGAGCAGCAGGCGGAGGGGCTTCTCGGCCACGCCGGCGGCGCGCGGGAGCAGGTCCCCGGCGCGGAGCCCGGACACCGAGAGCGCCTCCGTGGAGGCCCCCGCGGCGAGCAGCAGGTGCGTGGCCGCGACGGCGTTGGCCGCGCCACCGGCGGCAGCCATATGCagcgcggtggcgccgtccgtgccgGACGCGCGGCAGGCCTCGCCCGGCGCGACGGACAGCGCGTGCGCCAGCACGGCCGTGCTCCCGTAGAGCGCGGCGAccatggccggcgtccggctctCCGCGGCCAGCCGTCCCTGGCTGACAGCCGAGGGCCCATACCACGATCCCGCGGCATCAAGGCACGCCTTCTCCTCCTCCACGACCCGCCTGAACTCAACCACGTCGTCCGCCGCCGCCAGCTCCAGGAGCAGCGAGGCCACGGCCGCCGGATCcttgggcgccgccgccgccggcggcggggtCGACGGCTTGCGCGGGCCGGAGCACATGACGGAGGAAGGCCTGTCCGCTGCTAACAAGGGTTCAAAAGAGACTCTGCCTTCTCGTTAAGAGCGCCGGGGAGAGGAGAGACGGTTCTTGCTcggttcttcctcctctctcttcctTCCAGTACGTTCTTGATTGATTGTGACAAGAGGAGGGGGGAGAAGGGGGGAGTGGGTGAGCTGGGTAGTGTGGAACGGGGGGCGAGGGGTATATGTAGAGAGGGAGAGGTGCGAGGTGGGGGAGGGGGAATAATGGAGGTGGAGGAGAAAAGGAGGGGGGTGGTGGTGGGATTGATGAAAGAGATAAGGGAGGTAGGAGACGAGACGAAGAAGCTGTGatggtctctctccctctctcgccctCGCCATCGCCTTTCTCTCTCTAGCTATGTGGCTTTCGCTCTCGTGTGCGCATTGCCCCATTGTTTAACAGAAAAAAAATGCTTTCTTTCTCGCCTCCGCTTTCGAGTTGTTTTTTGCGTCGCTGCGGTCGCCTGGTCAAAAGGAGGGCCAGCCAACGCGCACAAGTCGTAGCTTCCCTCTCATTTCGTTTCTCAacaatttatttttctgttttcttgcGGAGGAAAAAGGAGTGGAGCTGTGGGTACAACACATTGTTGCTTCTCTgtgtgttttttcttttcttttgtgtgTGTGGAAATGTTAGGAATGTTTCGTGTGGTTGTCTTGGGAGAGGTGGTATTTTCTCCCATGGTTACCCGGTGGTGGATTCGGGATAAAGGCGCGTGTGATATTGTGGTTGGGATCCGTCGCCCTGCGGCTATGGTGGTGGTCGATTCGGATAGAAAACAGTGAACCCGATTCCATTTCGTTGAGGCTGTGGTTGCGTGTTGTCGCCGTACATGTTGCCATGAGGTGGAGATGGCGCGACTGATGGGTTGCTTCATCTTTGCGCGGACGAATCACTAGCGACAACCCGGAGAGAATGTGATATTAGATTCGTGGTAAGATCTGCTacagattgagagagagagagaggttgtaTAAGAAAAGTGGTTATCGCAGTATTTTCCCGCTCAATTATCTGGTGGTGGATTGAGGATAATTGAATATGTGATACTTTGGTTGGACGGTCCGACATCTAACCATGATGGGGTCGAATCAGAGAGAAAATAGTGAACAGGGTTCCATCCGTCTAAGGTTGGGGTTGTGCGTTGTCGGACCTCGGTGAAGAAGAATCACTAATAAAAACACCTACTAGAAAAGATGATATTAGATTCCGGGGAAGATCGATATCGACCAAGGAAGAGACAAGCGAGTACAACGGATTGTTGCCACGGATTTATGTATACATGCTTCTTCTGTGTGTAAGCAATGCTTTAGTATGTGGTTATCCAGAGGGAGGAAGGGGTGTTTTTCTCCATTAATCACTCGGTGGTGGATTCAGGGAAAAGTGGTATGTGATATTGTGGTTGGGATTGCTTGATCTATGGCTATGGTGGTGGTCGATTCAGAGGGAAAATAGTGAAAACCGATTCTATCTGATTGAGGTCACTGTTGTGTGTTGCCGTATAGAAGTTGCCATGAGGTGGAGATTGTGCGATTGATCATTGCTTGGACTTCGCACGAACGAAACACTAGGGACAACATGGAGAGAATGTGATATCAGATCCGTGCTAAGATCTATAGCGATAAAGAGATAGGGGTGTGTTTTGTACAAGGAAGTTGGTTATCGTAGTATTTTTTTCCACTTAATTGTTTGGTGGATCGAGGATAAATGCTTACGTGCCATCATGGTTGGAATTGATCAACGTCTAATCGTGGTGGGACTCAATTCAAAGAGAAAATAGTGAACCTGATTCCAAACGTCTACGGTTGTGTATGGTTGTGTGTTGTCGAACATCAATGCAGATGAATCACTAACAACGCCTTGTGGAAAAGATGATATTAGATTCAAGGAAAGATCGATAGCAACAAACGAATAGAGAAACGAGTATCCTATAAGAAAGTTGTTATTGTGTATGTTCGTTTTACTTTAAGAATTTGATACGTGAGACGACTATGGTGGATAGCTTAGTTTCATGCATTAGAGAGAATATCAGATGATCTGAAACCATATCCTAAAAGTGCCTAAACAAACCCGGTTAGGAATGGTCCTAGTTACTTAAGTGGTGCTAATGATTGTTCgcatacaactactccctccattccaaaatataaggtcTATTagtctttttttttcaaaaatcaaacATGTGCATATTTGATCCTTTTTTAATATATCAATATCCACGCCTACCAATTTGTATCGTTAGATCGATCACGAAAAGCATGTTtcatgttttatttattttttattgtagatgttgatattttattctataatcttgCTCGGACATACACAAGTTTGTCTTGCACGGAAACTGATACACCTTATATTCTGAAACGGAGGGAATATATTTGGTAAAAGCCATATGCATTCAAGCAGTACACTATGGTCTTAATGGTATGAAGATATTTAGGTGGACAAGTGGATAACTTCAATTCAAAACAAGTCTTTTTGGATATTTAAATTTGCGTGTACCTGGATAAATCAAAAGACAAAGtctaaggcctcttttggttcataggataagattatcataggaataggaatcttataggaaatgagatgacatgtatctcaaatcatatgagtaggaataggaaacaagatgtcatttggttgacaccaaaggaatttttccattgagtctaggctcttttttattttcctataaaatgtgaaggataggaaccaatcctatgtaggaataggaatccattcctatgaaccaaagggctctaacggaaaaaatcctataagaatcctatcctctagaattcttatgaaattcctccaaaccaaaggaggcctaacctTGTTTTCACATTCAAGAGGTTTGATGCATTTTTTTAATGTATCTCTCCCCCTCTGACAACACATCTACATGCAACACTGTTGTATGTGCACATGTAGTTTTGCGTTATATAACATTCATTATGTCATGGCATTTGATACATATGCTCTCGTTATGTTACATTCCAAAGAGGTCGCTAGCGCTCTATTTAACCTATGAAGTTAATTTTAAACATTGCAAATCCCATGACGGAACCTAACCTAACCTAACTAGAATTTGGCACTTCATCCGTTTTTATTACTCATATTAACTTTGTctcaagtcaaactttataaactttggcCAAGTTTATACAAAATACTATTAACATCCACAAtaccaaatcaataccattagattcagcaTCCAATATATTTTCATACCAAATGTATTTCTTATTGTGAAAGTTTAGATTGTTTctgataaacttggtcaaactttataaagtttgacttacgTCAAAACTAATATGCGGAGTAAGTGAATAAAAATGGTGGAGTATGTTGTCTTGGAAGCCCAACATTACAACTCATTTGGTCAATGTTACAACTCATTTAATCGGAGGCAATTAAATACACACGATGTGAATTTAGAGATAAAAGAATTTATGAGGGAATAGGCCATGACCATTATTTTAGTAACATAACATAGAGGGGTGGAAATTGAGCCAAATTTGTTTTGGAGAGATGATCTTGACTTAAGCAATCACCCTTAGCCAGTCATCATCAATTCCCAATAACCAAGCATGCGAATAAACT
The sequence above is a segment of the Triticum dicoccoides isolate Atlit2015 ecotype Zavitan chromosome 1A, WEW_v2.0, whole genome shotgun sequence genome. Coding sequences within it:
- the LOC119363100 gene encoding uncharacterized protein LOC119363100, with the protein product MPLSPWEGASINPSLHPQFETGADIPLSPSPPPSLAPPAPCRAASSCDCEECLARMAKLAQSSFALDLLRRLLCAHAAGNAAGGGNANTVHADAAALRKEEEEEEGAAAARSPCIVARLMGLDAMPTPARDPQQTLRRSRSASSAEGWSSPTPCCFGGDAPRRRVVRTTSASFRDRPTYLRRENDEFLLLSFSPDDDGSDDRDAAGWPRSDDDDETAVSRRGKRTVDGDGDGAKKQRRGRRRLPRRRCGDEEAESEPGRSRRPVAAAEECGLENSSPVSVLEARDGQEESSTTTTTSSSSVEELEPCSPSSDGGETRPAARQLQRSRRKLLQANSDNFGGDPPPAAANPSCRVSKCSDKERRDRRVVNNKAEAIAPDATGIWRIICRMVERDICGINWQARGGGDIAAEMGSAILDQLIWEQTAELMQLTVV
- the LOC119363107 gene encoding zinc finger CCCH domain-containing protein 33-like isoform X2; translated protein: MCSGPRKPSTPPPAAAAPKDPAAVASLLLELAAADDVVEFRRVVEEEKACLDAAGSWYGPSAVSQGRLAAESRTPAMVAALYGSTAVLAHALSVAPGEACRASGTDGATALHMAAAGGAANAVAATHLLLAAGASTEALSVSGLRAGDLLPRAAGVAEKPLRLLLKSPAVSPSSSPKKSASPPAAMAAAQEPRKEYPPDLTLPDLKSGLFSTDEFRMYSFKVKPCSRAYSHDWTECPFVHPGENARRRDPRRYSYSCVPCPEFRKGGSCRKGDGCEYAHGVFECWLHPAQYRTRLCKDEVGCARRICFFAHRRDELRSVNPSAVSVGMMQPVSPRSSPPNGMDMGMLNPAGWPSSPVSRLKTARELDFDLEMLALDQYQQKLFDKVSSSAHSPHAAGSPARNMPDYTDLLGSMDPAMLSQLHALSLKQAGDMSPYSSMPDTPLHMPTSPMVGANNSFGLDHSMAKAIMTSRASAFAKRSQSFIDRGARAPAARSLMSPATTIGEPSMLTDWGSPNGGNLDWGSPGGKLDWGVQGDELHKFRKSASFGFRGQSAMPAASAATPAEPDVSWVNSLVKDGHTGDHFPQWLEQEQMVA
- the LOC119363107 gene encoding zinc finger CCCH domain-containing protein 33-like isoform X1 gives rise to the protein MCSGPRKPSTPPPAAAAPKDPAAVASLLLELAAADDVVEFRRVVEEEKACLDAAGSWYGPSAVSQGRLAAESRTPAMVAALYGSTAVLAHALSVAPGEACRASGTDGATALHMAAAGGAANAVAATHLLLAAGASTEALSVSGLRAGDLLPRAAGVAEKPLRLLLKSPAVSPSSSPKKSASPPAAMAAAQEPRKEYPPDLTLPDLKSGLFSTDEFRMYSFKVKPCSRAYSHDWTECPFVHPGENARRRDPRRYSYSCVPCPEFRKGGSCRKGDGCEYAHGVFECWLHPAQYRTRLCKDEVGCARRICFFAHRRDELRSVNPSAVSVGMMQPVSPRSSPPNGMDMGMLNPAGWPSSPVSRLKTARELDFDLEMLALDQYQQKLFDKVSSSAHSPRASWGAPNGGLGSPHAAGSPARNMPDYTDLLGSMDPAMLSQLHALSLKQAGDMSPYSSMPDTPLHMPTSPMVGANNSFGLDHSMAKAIMTSRASAFAKRSQSFIDRGARAPAARSLMSPATTIGEPSMLTDWGSPNGGNLDWGSPGGKLDWGVQGDELHKFRKSASFGFRGQSAMPAASAATPAEPDVSWVNSLVKDGHTGDHFPQWLEQEQMVA